The Desulfovibrio sp. G11 region ATTTCCCAATCGGAACTCGAATCCTACCTCTGGGGCGCGGCCACCTTGCTGCGCGGCTATATCGACGCCGGGGACTACAAGCAGTTCATCTTCCCACTACTGTTCTACAAGCGCCTGTGCGACGTGTATGACGAGGAGCTGGCCGATGCGCTGGAGGAATCTGGCGGCGATCAGGAATACGCCGCGCTTCCTGAACAGCACCGCTTCCAGATCCCGGAGGACGCCCACTGGAAGGCCACCCGAACCAAGGTCAAGAACGTGGGCAAGGCCATCCAGGACGCCCTACGCGCCATTGAGACGGCTAACCCCGACACCCTGTACGGGGTGTTCGGTGACGCCCAGTGGACCAACAAGGACCGTCTGCCGGACCGCATGTTGCGCGAACTCATCGAGCATTTCAGCTCGCAGACGCTTTCGCTCTCCAACTGCCCGGAGGATGAACTGGGCGTGGGCTACGAGTTTTTGATCAAGAAGTTCGCCGACGATTCCGGCCACACCGCTGCGGAGTTCTATACCAACCGCACCGTGGTCCACCTGATGACCGAGATGCTCGAACCCAGGCCGGGCGAGTCGATCTATGACCCCACCTGCGGTTCGGCGGGCATGCTGCTCTCCGCCGTCGCCCATCTCAAGCGGCAGAATAAAGAATGGCGGAATCTGCGGCTGTTCGGCCAGGAGCGCAACCTGCTCACCTCCGCCATCGGCCGGATGAATCTGTTCCTGCACGGCATCGAGGACTTTCGCATCGTCCGTGGCGATACCCTGGCCAACCCCGCCTTTGTCGAAGGCGACCGGCTCATGCAGTTCGATGTGGTCCTGGCCAATCCGCCTTACTCCATCAAGCAGTGGGACCGCGATGCTTGGTCCGCCGATCCGTGGGGCCGGAACATCTACGGCACCCCGCCCCAGGGCCGCGCCGACTATGCCTTCTGGCAGCACATCATCAAGAGCATGAAGGCCAAGAGTGGCCGCTGCGCGATTCTGTTTCCGCATGGCGTTCTCTTTCGCAACGAAGAGTCGTCCATGCGCGAGAAGTTGGTCGCCCACGACGTGGTGGAGTGTGTTCTGGGCCTCGGTCCCAACCTTTTTTACAACTCGCCCATGGAAGCCTGCGTCGTTATCTGCCGGATGAACAAGCCTAAAGAGCGCAGGAACAAGGTGCTCTTCATCAACGCGCTGAACGAGGTGACCCGCGAGCGGGCACAGAGCTTCCTCACCGACGATCACATCCAGCGCATTGTCTCCGTCTACCAGGCCTTTGCCGACGAGGACGGCTTTGCCCGGGTGGTCGGCAATGACGAGATCCGGGAGAAAGCCAGCAATCTCAGCATCCCGCTCTACGTGAGGGCGGAAAACGGAAATGGCAATGGCAACGGCGCAACCGAAACAGTCAGCCTCAAGCAGGCCATAGCAAACTGGCAGGAAAGTTCGATGGCATTGCGGGAGTCGATGGATGGCCTCTTCGAGGTGCTTGAGGACGCTCGGGTGATGGGAGGTGGCAAATGAGTGCGCAATCCCTGAAGCCCGGCTGGAAGATGGTCAAGTTCGGCGAGGTGGTGAAAAACGCCAACCTCGTAGAACGCGATCCCGAGACCAATGGCGTTGAAAGAATCGTCGGGCTTGAACACATCGACCCCGAGAATCTGCATATCCGGCGCTGGAACTCCGTTGCGGATGGCACCTCGTTTACCCGCAAATTCGTACCGGGACAGACGCTCTTCGGTAAGCGCCGGGCCTATCAACGCAAGGTCGCCTACGCTGAGTTTGAAGGCATTTGCTCCGGGGACATCCTGACGTTTGAGCCGAAAAACAGAAAGGTTCTGCTGCCGGAA contains the following coding sequences:
- a CDS encoding type I restriction-modification system subunit M; its protein translation is MKKNKHISQSELESYLWGAATLLRGYIDAGDYKQFIFPLLFYKRLCDVYDEELADALEESGGDQEYAALPEQHRFQIPEDAHWKATRTKVKNVGKAIQDALRAIETANPDTLYGVFGDAQWTNKDRLPDRMLRELIEHFSSQTLSLSNCPEDELGVGYEFLIKKFADDSGHTAAEFYTNRTVVHLMTEMLEPRPGESIYDPTCGSAGMLLSAVAHLKRQNKEWRNLRLFGQERNLLTSAIGRMNLFLHGIEDFRIVRGDTLANPAFVEGDRLMQFDVVLANPPYSIKQWDRDAWSADPWGRNIYGTPPQGRADYAFWQHIIKSMKAKSGRCAILFPHGVLFRNEESSMREKLVAHDVVECVLGLGPNLFYNSPMEACVVICRMNKPKERRNKVLFINALNEVTRERAQSFLTDDHIQRIVSVYQAFADEDGFARVVGNDEIREKASNLSIPLYVRAENGNGNGNGATETVSLKQAIANWQESSMALRESMDGLFEVLEDARVMGGGK